From the Hevea brasiliensis isolate MT/VB/25A 57/8 chromosome 15, ASM3005281v1, whole genome shotgun sequence genome, one window contains:
- the LOC110653532 gene encoding uncharacterized protein LOC110653532 — MGKKKPKELDAACVSQNDTVPASSDIFKSLFGDVEQNEAASSIFSDRNPFKRKPQESSSGLGNVKFNESPKLSDTKDSNLDLVKRRRNEEKKHNLDEVSIEGEAIGTPLVARKMKKLKIQNSGFISEVSEGNPNMGSGSRPENGNKNSSLVVEPKAEITHNEKSNKRKKRKRDELEREYETQKYGPKPEDDANVVIVGEKRKKVDNEADLLVSKDGEEFDDESKLLRTVFVGNLPLKTKKKALMKEFGQYGDIESVRIRSVPIVDTKIPKKGAIILNKINDSADSVHAYVVFKAQESAEASLAHNMALVGGHHIRVDRACPPRKKLKGEDALLYDNKRTLFVGNLPFDVKDEEIYRLFSDIKDLESSIEAVRVVRHPHIGLGKGIAYVLFKTREAANLALKKRNLKIRNRELRLSHARQDSTPSKRKKSFTADLPTKRLAVDLRTPDRNSGSNTKDSSISYQGFRASKSGVQKKLNNPKRNRALRMKSKNQQGEKSKEKRPAVAARKAKAKARQDSGTAKQAGQKRKLDSRTPQSFNAKKKARKFR, encoded by the exons ATGGGCAAAAAGAAACCCAAGGAACTAGACGCAGCCTGCGTTTCGCAAAACGACACCGTTCCTGCTTCCTCTGACATTTTCAAGAGCCTTTTCGGCGATGTTGAGCAAAACGAAGCCGCTTCCTCCATCTTCTCCGATAGGAATCCGTTCAAGAGAAAACCCCAAGAGTCGAGCTCTGGATTAGGTAATGTCAAATTCAATGAAAGCCCTAAACTTAGTGATACTAAAGATTCCAATCTTGATTTGGTGAAGAGAAGGCGAAACGAAGAGAAAAAGCACAATCTTGATGAAGTTTCAATTGAAGGAGAAGCCATAGGGACTCCTTTGGTTGCCAGGAAAATGAAGAAACTAAAAATCCAAAACTCTGGTTTCATTTCTGAGGTGTCAGAAGGAAACCCCAATATGGGTTCTGGTTCTCGTCCAGAAAACGGGAACAAAAACTCTAGCTTGGTGGTTGAGCCAAAAGCAGAGATAACCCATAATGAGAAGAGCAACAAGCgaaagaagagaaagagagatgAGTTGGAGAGAGAGTACGAGACCCAAAAGTATGGCCCGAAGCCCGAAGATGATGCAAATGTAGTTATTGTTGGAGAGAAGAGGAAAAAGGTGGATAATGAAGCGGATTTGTTAGTTTCAAAGGATGGAGAGGAATTTGATGATGAGAGTAAGCTCTTGAGGACGGTGTTTGTGGGTAACTTGCCTCTGAAGACGAAGAAGAAGGCGCTAATGAAGGAGTTTGGCCAGTATGGGGACATTGAGTCTGTGAGGATCCGGTCTGTACCCATTGTAGAT ACCAAGATACCGAAAAAGGGGGCCATTATACTGAACAAAATCAATGATTCTGCTGACAG TGTCCATGCTTACGTTGTTTTCAAAGCACAGGAATCTGCAGAGGCTTCTCTGGCCCATAATATGGCTTTG GTTGGAGGACATCACATTCGTGTTGACAGGGCATGCCCACCTCGTAAGAAATTAAAGGGTGAGGATGCTCTGCTTTATGATAACAAAAGGACCCTTTTTGTGGGTAACCTCCCATTTGATGTGAAG GATGAAGAAATTTATCGGCTTTTTTCTGATATCAAAGATCTTGAGTCTAGTATTGAAGCTGTTCGGGTTGTTAGGCATCCTCATATTGGTCTGGGGAAAGGTATCGCATATGTATTGTTTAAAACAAGG GAAGCAGCAAATTTGGCATTGAAGAAAAGAAACTTGAAGATTCGAAATCGAGAGTTGAGGCTCTCTCATGCCAGACAAGATAGTACACCATCTAAGAGAAAGAAGTCTTTCACTGCTGACTTACCAACCAAGAGATTGGCAGTCGATTTGAGGACTCCTGACAGAAACAGTGGATCAAATACAAAGGATTCTTCCATTTCCTACCAGGGTTTTCGTGCTAGCAAATCTGGCGTTCAAAAGAAATTGAACAATCCAAAACGCAATCGAGCCCTAAGGATGAAATCCAAGAATCAGCAAGGAGAGAAGAGCAAGGAAAAAAGACCAGCTGTTGCAGCAAGAAAGGCAAAAGCAAAAGCACGTCAAGATAGTGGCACTGCAAAACAAGCAGGTCAAAAGCGCAAGCTGGATAGCCGGACTCCACAAAGTTTCAACGCGAAGAAGAAAGCCAGAAAATTTAGGTAG